AAATGTTCAGGTTGCTGGCAAGACAGGTACAGCTGAAAATCCTTCAGGGAAGTCACATGCTTGGTTTATTGGTTTTGCGCCTGCAAATGACCCTAAGATTGCAATTGCTGTTATATTAGAAGAAGAAGGCTCAACTGGAGGAGCAAGTGCAGCACCCATAGCAAGAGATTTGATAATTTATGGATTAAATAACATTAAATTTTAAGGAGGATAATATGTCGTCAAAAGAAGTACTTGAAAGAAAAGATATTTCGGAAGAATTGAAATGGGACTTGGAATCAATGTATATTGATCAGGAAGCGTGGAATAAGGATTATGAACGTGCAGTAGAACTAGCGAAGAAGTTTGAAAACCATAAAGGTAATATAGTAAATAGCAGTGACAATCTATATAATGCATTAAAGGATAGGGATGAACTATATAGATTGGTAGAACATATATATTCTTATACTCATTTAAAGCTAGATGAAGATACAAGACTTGGAAGCTCTCAAGAATTAGCTGATAAAGGAATGAGCTTAATTATTGATGTAGAGGATAAGACTTCTTTCTTTGTACCAGAGATACTAACAATAGATAATGATACAATTGCTAAATACTTATTTGAGAAAGAAGAATTAAAGCTATATAAACAGTATCTAGAGGATTTATTTAGACAAAAAGATCACATACTTTCTGCTAGAGAAGAATCAATAATTGCACAATTTGGAGAAGTTGCTAGTGCTCCGGAAAAGATTTTTTCTATGTTAAATGATGCAGATCTTACATTTCCTACTATTAAAGATGAAAATGGCAATGATGTAGAGATAACATCTGGTAATTTTATTCCTTTAATGGAATCAAATAATAGGGAAGTAAGAAAAAATGCCTTTAAGGAATTGTACAAGACATACTATAGCTTCAGAAATACATTTGCTGCTGCATTAAGCGGAGACTTGAAAAATAATGTTTTTAATGCAAAGCTTCGAAATTTTAAGAATAGTAGAGAAGCTTCTCTAAGTGCAAACAATATTCCTCTAGGCGTATATGATAATCTTATAAAGGCTATTCATAATAATCTTGATACTATGTACAAATATATGGATATAAGAAAAAGAGTGCTAAAATTAGATGAACTTCATATGTATGACCTTTATGTACCTATAGTTCAAGCTGTTGATTTTTCAATACCTTATGATGAAGGTGTGGAGTTAATTAAGAAAGCTTTAGCACCATTAAAGAATGAATACCTTACTGCAATGAATGAAGGATTTAATTCAAGATGGATTGATATTAAAGAAAATAGGGGTAAACGCTCAGGAGCATATTCAGGTGGTTCCTATGATTCAAAGCCATATATTCTCTTAAACTATCATGATACTCTAGATAATGTGTTCACAGTTGCACATGAAATGGGTCATTCAATGCATAGCTATTTTACGAGGAGAAGTCAACCATTTGTATATGGAGATTATAGTATTTTTGTAGCAGAAGTAGCATCAACTGCCAATGAAGCATTGTTATTAGACTACATGTTAAAGAATGTTAGGGACAAAAATGAAAAGTTATATCTACTTAACCACTATCTAGAGTCCTTTAGAACAACAGTGTTTAGGCAAACGATGTTTGCTGAATTTGAACAGATAATTCATGAACATATAGAAAATGGAGGAGCATTAACTGCAGATTATCTATGTGAAACCTATAAGAAGTTAAATCAGTTGTACTACGGTCCTAACATAATTGTTGATGAAGAAATTGCAATAGAATGGGCGAGAATTCCACACTTTTATTACAATTATTACGTATTCCAATATGCAACTGGATTTTCTGCAGCAGTAGCATTATCAGAAAAGATTCTAAAGGAAGGTGATACAGCTGTAGATAGCTATTTGAACTTTCTAAAGAGTGGTAGCTCTGATTATCCAATTAATGTTTTAAGAAAAGCAGGAGTTGATATGACAACAGAAGAGCCTGTTAATTATGCAATGGGGATATTTAAGCGATTAGTAGATGAGTTTGATGAATTAATACAGGCATAAAAAATAAGTGGTTAATGAGATTCATTAACCACTTATTTTTTTATTACGAATAGGAAAGTTCTACTTTTCTATTCGTAATATAGAACTTTTTGTCAATGAGTAACAAGAAAAGCTACATCTAACGCTTCTTTAGAAGCTTTTCTTATAGGAATTTGTTCTTTAAATTCTCCCAATAAGAGTTTTTACTAAAATTCAATTTAAAAACTTTTTTATTTGACATCTTTAATGTAATGTCAATTATATCGTCATATCTAAATTCCATACCATCATTTACAACAAGGATTGAATTCTCATATCTAAATTCCGGTTTTACAGAAATAGATAAATCTCCTGGAACTATTGTGCTTGTAGGTAGAGATCTAAATGCCTTAGAACTTATAGGAGATAAGGGAGTAATCTGTAGACATTTAATCGAAGGATATACTATACTTCCGCCGCTTGAAAAATTATATGCTGTACTTCCTGCGGGAGTCGATATAATAATTCCATCACCACTAAACTTTTGTAGGTGATTACCATCAATATACATTGTTAAATGGACGACCTTAGATTTTATGCCTTTAATAACGAATTCATTAATTGCTGTTAAAGTAAAACACTTCTTCTTTGTACATACTTCTGCGTTTAAAAGAAATATTTCCTCAATATCATATTCTTTATTGCTATATCTTTTTACAAAATCATCAATATTGTCTGGAGCTATTTCCTGAAAGAATCCAAGATGGCCAGTATTAATACCGACAAATGGAATCGAAGGAAACTTGTTCCTATGTATTGATCTTAAGAAAGCACCATCGCCTCCAATACATATATTTAATTCGGCATTTTTATTGTAATCTTCTGTACAAGTAAATCCATATTTTTCAAGTTCTTCCATAAGTCTGAGCTTAGTTTTCCTAGATTCATAATTTCTATTTGAAATAATATTTATCAATCGTTTATTATTATTCAAAATCTTCCCCCCGAATTAATCGCATTATTGTATATTTTTGAATTAACATATATTATATTATATAATACAACAAAAAGTAAGGAGGTAAAGTATGAAAATCATAGAAAACAATGAAAATATAATAAATTTTACATATGAAGATAATGACTTAAACCTTGAAGAATTCTTAAACACTATGGATTTATCAGGCAGATTATTTAGAAAACTTTATAAGAATAAAAAAATTTTAGTTAATGGTAAGTACCAAAGAAAAGGTTTAAGTCTTAATAAAGGAGATGTCGTAAGCCTAATTATGGA
The DNA window shown above is from Tissierella sp. Yu-01 and carries:
- the pepF gene encoding oligoendopeptidase F, which gives rise to MSSKEVLERKDISEELKWDLESMYIDQEAWNKDYERAVELAKKFENHKGNIVNSSDNLYNALKDRDELYRLVEHIYSYTHLKLDEDTRLGSSQELADKGMSLIIDVEDKTSFFVPEILTIDNDTIAKYLFEKEELKLYKQYLEDLFRQKDHILSAREESIIAQFGEVASAPEKIFSMLNDADLTFPTIKDENGNDVEITSGNFIPLMESNNREVRKNAFKELYKTYYSFRNTFAAALSGDLKNNVFNAKLRNFKNSREASLSANNIPLGVYDNLIKAIHNNLDTMYKYMDIRKRVLKLDELHMYDLYVPIVQAVDFSIPYDEGVELIKKALAPLKNEYLTAMNEGFNSRWIDIKENRGKRSGAYSGGSYDSKPYILLNYHDTLDNVFTVAHEMGHSMHSYFTRRSQPFVYGDYSIFVAEVASTANEALLLDYMLKNVRDKNEKLYLLNHYLESFRTTVFRQTMFAEFEQIIHEHIENGGALTADYLCETYKKLNQLYYGPNIIVDEEIAIEWARIPHFYYNYYVFQYATGFSAAVALSEKILKEGDTAVDSYLNFLKSGSSDYPINVLRKAGVDMTTEEPVNYAMGIFKRLVDEFDELIQA
- a CDS encoding NAD(+)/NADH kinase, with translation MNNNKRLINIISNRNYESRKTKLRLMEELEKYGFTCTEDYNKNAELNICIGGDGAFLRSIHRNKFPSIPFVGINTGHLGFFQEIAPDNIDDFVKRYSNKEYDIEEIFLLNAEVCTKKKCFTLTAINEFVIKGIKSKVVHLTMYIDGNHLQKFSGDGIIISTPAGSTAYNFSSGGSIVYPSIKCLQITPLSPISSKAFRSLPTSTIVPGDLSISVKPEFRYENSILVVNDGMEFRYDDIIDITLKMSNKKVFKLNFSKNSYWENLKNKFL